The genomic interval ACGCCGAGTACGGCGAGGCAATGTCCGGTATCATCCAGGTTATCACCAAAGAAGGTAAGGACGTGACCCAGGGCCGATTCGGGTACATCACGGATGAGTTGTTCACCGGAGGGCTGAACTTCGGTGACAACCGCTATGAGGCCTCGGTCGGCGGGACGGCGCCCGGTCTTGGGAGGCTGCGCTACTTCGTGTCGGGCGAGCTCTACTTCAGTGACGACTACAACCCGATGCGCTACAGGCTCTCCCACCAGGACCGGCAGGACTACAAGGGCACGCTCAAACTGACCTACGCCCTGCCGCTGCAGGAGGGCATGCGCATCACCGCCAATGGTTTCGTGTCGCGCGAGCAGTACGGTCTCTACCCCTACACCCGCGACGACGAGAACCATCTCGGTTTCAAGTACAACCTCGACCATTTCTTGTCGCGGCGCGAGCGCGTGAAGAAGGCCGACATCTCGGTGAACCACATGCTCACCAAGGGCACGTTCTACACCGTGCGACTCGGCTACTTCGGCGACAGCCGCGGCCAGTCGGTGCGCGACCTGGAACGCGAGGCGACCGAGCGCAACTACTCGCTTCGCTTCTGGGAAGACTACATCTTCAAGGCTGAGGATACGGTCCTCAAGGATACCTCGGTGCTTTTCCATCCGATGCCCGGATACGTCGAGCAGTCGAAGTCCAACACCAGGAATCCCTGGGGCGTGTACAACCTCTTCTATGGCGCAGGCGACTACCGCGGCTTCCTGCTGCACTGGGCGGATGTAGTCACACTGAAGGGAGATATCACTCACAACATCGGCAAGACGCACGAGCTCAAAGTCGGTCTCGAGGCGCGCCAGAACTACCTCAGTCGCCGCTACAATTCACTGCCCTGGGACCCGGACCCGTTCGTTGACTCCTATGACGTGCACCCACTCACTGGGGCGGTTTTCGTGCAGGACCGGATGGACTTTGAGGACCTGGTTGTGCGGGCAGGGCTGAGGTTCGACTACCTGGACCCGGATGCGTGGAAGCGGGCCGACCCGACCGACATCGAGGACACGACCCTGGTGAAGGCGAAGCAGAAGTTCAAGCTCTCGCCGCGGCTCGGGGTTTCGTTCCCGATTGCTGCCGAGACCAAGTTCCGGTTCAGCTACGGGCATTTCTTTCAGACTCCGTCCTACCAGTATCTATACAACAATATCACTACCGCGGCCTACTCGCGCGGCAACCAGATCATCGGCAATCCGGACCTTCTGGCGCAGCAGACGATCGCCTACGAACTGGGTCTCGAACAGGAACTGACACCGGTGTTGGTAGCGGATCTGACCGCCTACTACAAAGACATCTTCGACCTGATGGGGACCCGGTTCACTGAGGCGGTGCCGATGGGGTACTACCCGCTCGTGAACGAGGAGTACGGCAGCGTGCGCGGGTTCGAAGTTGGGTTGCAGAAGGCGCTCGAGCAGTTCTGGACCGCGCGCGTTTCCTACGGTCTGTCTCTGGCTCGCGGGACCGCGTCTTCGACCTACGAGTGGTACTATGAGCGCTACCGCTATGGTGTGGACCCGGTTACCGGCCTCGAGTTAGAGCCGCCCCGCCGCGACTACGCTCTCGAGTTCGACGAGCGGCACAACGCCAAGGTCAGCCTCGGGTGCGATCTCCCCGGTGACGTGACCTTCATCCCGGCCCGCGATGTCAGCGGCACCATCATGCTCAGCTACGGGTCGGGCCTGCCCTACACGCCGCGAGAAATCCGCAAGCTGAATGCAGGGCGCCAGACGGCGGAGCGGAATTCGGCCCGGATGCAGGGGCGGCTCAATGCCGACCTCCACGCGTCCAAGTTCATCCGGCTCGGGGGGCTCCGGCTGGGCCTGAACGTAACGGTCACCAACCTGTTCAACAACCAGACCGTGCAGTGGGTCTACGGTGCCACCGGCCTGCCCGACGACGACGGCTACATCAGTACCTACTCGCCCGCCAACTGGATTCTCGACCCGGACGTGACCCTGCTCAATACCTCCAAGTACAATGCGGTGCGCGACCATAACCACGACGGCTACATCACCGACCAGGAGGAATACGTCGCCTACAAGATGGGTTATCTTGACTTTGTTGACGACCCGGCCAACTGGGGCGCGCCCCGGCAGATCAAGCTGGGCGTGACGCTTGAATTCTAGGAGGTGGAGATGAAACGCCTGGGGTACATAGGACTCTTAGGACTCACAGGATTTGTCGCTGTTGCTTCGCTGTTCGCGCGGACCGCGCCCGGCGCTCCCAAGCCTTCGCGCCTCTACGACTTCAAATGGTACCAGGCGAACCAGTGGAAGCTGCCGATTACGAACTACGGCACGTTCGGCTACGCAATCGGCCGAGCGGGCGGCGAGTGGCCGGCTGGTTCCGGCGACATGTACATCTACGGAGCCGGTATCTGGATCGGTTGCATCAAGCGCACCGCAGCGGGCAAGGACACACTCGTGTCCAACGGCTACAACCCCAACTCGGGCAAGTCGGAGATGACTCCCGGCTGCTACGACAACGCCCCGGGGGGATACGGCTCGCGTGACTTCGAGCGCTGCTACATCTACCCCGACGACTGGCCGGCGAATCGGGTTCTCTTCCCTGCCGCGCTCCAGGAGTCGGTGGAGACGCCGCTGCGCCTTCCCCAGGGAGACGATACGCTCAAAGGCTACTTTCACCCCATCCCGCAGAACCCGGTTTCGGTCGCTGATGCCTGGACCGTGTTCAGCGACCGCGATCCGGCGCTCCACACCGCCGGCAAGTCACCGAGACCGATGGGTTTCGAAGTCTATCAGACCACCTACGTCTGGACTCTGCCCTGGAACCGCGACATCGTCTTCTTCAAGTACGATGTGAAGAACCGTGACACCGCGACGTTGAACGACCTTTACCTGGGTGTGGCTTGCGACGCGGACGTGGGCAACGCGACCGATGACCGCTGCGGACTCATCCTGCACAAGCACGTCTTCAACAAGGACCGTTCGGACTCGGCCTATGCCGATAACCTGGGCTACGTCTATTCCGAGGATGCAGTTCCGAGCGGATTCGTCGGTTTCGACTTCCTGCAGAGTCCGTTCCGGACCTGGCCGGACGGCACGTGGCGGGAGGCAGCCGACACCATGCAGTTCTACCCCAACGGCCGGGACGATAACGGCAACGGCCTGATTGATGAACCGTCCGAGGGCGTCCAGGTGGGCATGTCTGCGTTCAAGATATTCATTCTTTCCAACGATCCCACGAACGATTTCGCGCAGTACCTGGCGCTCTCCGGCCACGACTGGGATCCGCCCTATGACTACAATCCGTTCGACTCGATCGACGCGACGCCCGAAGACAAGCGGTTTCTGCAGGCGACCGGTCCCATCACCCTGAAGCCGGGGGAGATGACCACGGTTACCATCGCCATGATCGGTGCGGAGGCCGACCGGACCGGTGATCCTTCGACCTGGCCCTATGGCCTGGCGCTGGCATCGCAATCGGCGCAGGCGGCCTACGACAACAACTGGGTGATGCCGGGGCCCCCGCCCGCACCGAATGTAACCTTGATCCCGGGCGACGGGCGCGCGACGCTTGTCTGGGACGAACTGCCGGAGACGGCCAAGGACCCGTTCTTTCCGATTGCCGGAGTCATGAATCCGCACTACATCCTGCAGGACTTCCAGGGGTACAAGGTCTACCGGAGCCGCTCCGGCCAGCCCGGAGACTGGCAGCTCCTGGGGCAGTGCGACAAGAGTGACGGCATCACGTGGCAGGATACGACCACGGTTGAGAGCCTGCGCACCAACGCTTCTGACGCAGGTCTGTACCACAGCTTCGTTGACTCCAGCCGGCTGCGGCTCGGGTTTCCCTACCACTATGCAGTGACCGCCTTCGATATCAACTTCCTCTCCGACACGCTGATCGGCGGCAGCCACGTGCCCAGGGAAACGCTCTCGCTCGAGTCCGGGCTGACGCCGCTGCGGGTGACGCCGCGGACCGAGCCGGGCAACCTCAGGCCGCCCCGGGACAGCACCTATCAAGTGTCGGGCAACCCCCGTATCCCGCTCGGAATAGCGCCGCTGGCGCTCGCGCCCTACGCGGTCCGGGAGGAAACATACCGGATCCAGTTCGGCAGCCAGCTGTTCGACTCGGCCACGCGCCGGCCCTTGTACCGGTACTGGGTAACAAACAGCGCGGGTGACACGGTGCAGCCCGAAACCCGCTTCGTCGTGTACATCGACTCGGTCACCGACACCCTACGCTTCATGCCCACGGTGTTCGGCAACATCATCACCAGCATACAACGTGTGGTGCGGGCGCCGGGTGATACGGCAGTTGACACCACCTACGCCTGGCTGCCTGTCATCCAGATGACGATGAAGCTCAAGCTCGACCAGATACCGACGCAGTTTTTCGACCGGGTCAAGATCACGACCAACACCGGTGCGTACCCCGAGGAGTCGCTCGCGCTCCGCGACGACGCGGGCAACAACCGGGCGCTCTGGGCATATCGCGGCTCAGACTACCGCATCGTCTGGAAGAACCGGGGCGCGACGCGCACGGCCGAGGTCTACGATCTGGACAACGGGCTCGCCGTGCCCTACCGCTACCTGAAGCGCATGACCGAGGGCGACTCGGCCGACGGCTGGGCGCTGCAGACGCTCACCGACGCTGCCGACTCGATCGTCCTGGGCCAGACGCGGTTCTTCTACGTCTGCGGCTGCCGGTTCGCGTTCCGTGGCGGTGGCGCGATCCAGACCCTGCCGGCCGACGGCGACACCTGGGTTGTCTACGGCAAGGTGCTGACGCCGGCGCCCATCCTCGCGGCCTGGGACGTCAGTTTCGCGCCGATGGAATACCTGCCGACGATGGCCAAACTGGACGTCAAAGTCGTGCCCAATCCCTATCTCGTGCGCAACGAGTGGGAGCGCCACCCCGACTTCCGCAAGCTCAAGTTCATCAATCTGCCCAGCCACTGCTTCATCTACATCTACAATCTGGCGGGCGACCTTGTGAAGACAATCGAGCATCACGATACCAGGCCGGAGGCGGGCAGCCTGCCGAACCAGTTCGGCGGCGACGAGGACTGGGACCTGCTGAACGAAAGCCGGCAGAAACCGGCTCCCGGCGTGTACCTCTTCCACGTCAAGTCCGACCAAGGCAGCCAGACCGGTAAGTTCGTACTGATCTACTAGGGAAGGAGGGAAACATGACAAACACGGAACCCGAAGCACGAAACCCGAAGCCGCTGGCCCGTCGTGTCCCGATCCTCTTCTCCGTCCTGGCGCTCCTGGCGTCCCTGGCGGTTCCCTCTTTCGCTGTCTTCACCAAGATCGGGATGGCCGGGCTGCCCTTCCTGAAGATCGGCGTAGGCCGGTGCGCCGGGATGGGCGGAGCTTTCGTTGCCGTGGCCGACGA from candidate division WOR-3 bacterium carries:
- a CDS encoding TonB-dependent receptor, which gives rise to MRTFTELKARRTKSGFLFMAFVLASLSLPAAAETGRIQGRVSDTATGEPLVGASVMVDGTPLGGATDANGEYFIANVPVGTVTLTASYISYQSQQLTDVLVIIDQTVSEDFRLSTGRIEVGAVVVKSTRPNIVRTGASSGEVMDAEQISKLPVQSLADIVRMQTGIVTSPAYGQHLRGGRPDEVAYFVDGVATSDPLYGYQAARVNPEATAEVVVISGGFDAEYGEAMSGIIQVITKEGKDVTQGRFGYITDELFTGGLNFGDNRYEASVGGTAPGLGRLRYFVSGELYFSDDYNPMRYRLSHQDRQDYKGTLKLTYALPLQEGMRITANGFVSREQYGLYPYTRDDENHLGFKYNLDHFLSRRERVKKADISVNHMLTKGTFYTVRLGYFGDSRGQSVRDLEREATERNYSLRFWEDYIFKAEDTVLKDTSVLFHPMPGYVEQSKSNTRNPWGVYNLFYGAGDYRGFLLHWADVVTLKGDITHNIGKTHELKVGLEARQNYLSRRYNSLPWDPDPFVDSYDVHPLTGAVFVQDRMDFEDLVVRAGLRFDYLDPDAWKRADPTDIEDTTLVKAKQKFKLSPRLGVSFPIAAETKFRFSYGHFFQTPSYQYLYNNITTAAYSRGNQIIGNPDLLAQQTIAYELGLEQELTPVLVADLTAYYKDIFDLMGTRFTEAVPMGYYPLVNEEYGSVRGFEVGLQKALEQFWTARVSYGLSLARGTASSTYEWYYERYRYGVDPVTGLELEPPRRDYALEFDERHNAKVSLGCDLPGDVTFIPARDVSGTIMLSYGSGLPYTPREIRKLNAGRQTAERNSARMQGRLNADLHASKFIRLGGLRLGLNVTVTNLFNNQTVQWVYGATGLPDDDGYISTYSPANWILDPDVTLLNTSKYNAVRDHNHDGYITDQEEYVAYKMGYLDFVDDPANWGAPRQIKLGVTLEF